taaatgtatgtatgtatttataactAGAACTTATGGTTCTGGTTGTGATATGTCTCATGCGTGATGATTCCTCTTTTTAGGAATGTAGATAGTACTATTCACTTGTTTGTGTCACTAAAACCCAGGTTGGGAGGTTAAGGGTATTTTATTTAATGTCAAGATAGATTTAGATTCTGCCTATTCTTATAGTTTCTTAAGTGCAGTTTATATTCAAGTTATTTCTCTTTGTAGGAATCTATGAATACTAGAAACaaagttaaaataatgaaaaagaaaaagaaaaaacatcaaaAGAAGTACTTAGATGAAATTAAGAGAGAATCCTGGAGACAATGTGAAGAAGATGACATTTCAGCTTCGGACGATCCTTCTTCATCTGAGAATGAGAACACCAGAAAGTACAAACTTCAAAGCCAAAAAGACGTTGAGGCTGAAAGTTTTCCCATTGAAAACACAGTAGGTCCAAAGCTGGAAATTACAGAGATGTGGGAAAAGTACTGGAATGAATACGGTGGAGGACTGCTGTGGCAAAGCTGGCAAGAGAAACATGCCGATCAGATCCTGTGTCCAGAAccatggaatgttccagacaCAAAGGAGGAGTGGGAGCAGCACTACAGTCAGATGTATTGGTACTATCTGGAACAGTTTCAGTACTGGGAAGCTCAGGGCTGGACTTTTGATGCCTCACAAAGCCAAGATACAGACCCTAGTGGGTCTAAAATAGAAGTTGACAACAAGAAAGACGAAAATCACGTGAAAGCAGACGAacttttttctccatctttatCCGTTGGCAGTGAAAGCTCTAGTTCAAGTGATAAAGATCACAGTGAAATTCTCGATGGAATTAGTAACATAAATCTGAATTCAGAGGAAGTAGAACAGAGACAACTAGATATTTCCCTAAGTTTTGATGGACGTCAGTGTTTGAGTGAAGTTCCCAGCAGAAGAGAATGCCCTGCTTCTGGCCACAGTGAACCGAGTCATGGAGGAACCACGGAAACCAGCTCGTCTGGGAGCAGAAGTACAGACCAGCCAGCTCAGGGTAAGATTGGCCTAGATTTTTGGTGCTTGTCTTTTTGTTATTTCCGTTATTAATTTAAGAGCTATATGAGAGACCATTAGATGTATTTGCTTCTTAAGAAAGAGaagttgtttttaattaaatgtgaCCATGCCATCTTTAGAGTTACTTAGATTAGGATTTCATCAAAGTGTGATAGCTAACATGTCACAGAGGTAACTTTATGGATTAATTTGTATAGATTTGGACAGCCGTGAGGGAAAGTAGTTTcacagttcacttttttttttttttatcattttatcatttgagggatcttagttccccaaccagggatcaaacccagaccagAGCAGTGAAGGCATGAAAGCACCaaatcttaacctctggaccaccatggaatttCTTAGAGTTGACATTTCAAGTAGTTAGATCATGGGAACTTTTAGACTTTCATAGACCTAGCTGTGGATTCTGTATGTGGATACACAGAATAAATAGATGTGGTCTGGCATGCAGTTCTTTTCAGAAAAGGCCCTGGAAGATGTTGATTGCCTTTGGAAATGACAGAAGAGTTGTCAAACCAGGGACGGAAACCCACTGTGATATCTCCACCTCTTTAGATTCACAGGAGTCCTCAGAAGCAAACACAGTCAGAGACGGACGCCACCCCAGTGGGACTGATGGGGACGATAGTGGAGACGAGCCGCCTGAAGAGAAGCGAAGCAAACTCAAGAGGAGGTGAGCCACTCACCACCTTTCTCTCCAGCTCACACCAGCACACTGTAGAAACTAGGGAGCTTCCTAAAGGGGAGCACACCTCTACCTGCTCTTTCTAAACAGCACGTGTTCTTGCTAACTCCTCAGTTTCTTAGAGGCAGAGACTATGTGTGTACTTGTGTGTACTTATATTCTTAGGACCTCTTAGGTTCTACATATACATACAGTCAGCTTAACTTAATTTGCAAGAGTTATTTCTCATCATTTTCATCTGTTACTGTCACCCATGTAGTAGAGATCACTAGAAGATTTCCACAAAAGGTGGGGATGGTGGCTCAGCactaaagaagccacctgcaaggcaggagacatgggttccattcctgggttgggaagatccctggagaaggcagtggcaacccacttgctgggaaatcccatggacagaagagcctgctgggcaatagtccatgtggtcgaaaAGAGTGggccatgacttagcaattaaacacaACACTGAGTTATTTAATATCACTTTCATCAGAACCTTcttaacattattttttcttctgtaacttttttGGTTGGGTTGATACCTctcaaatatttcattgtttgctTTTAAGGAAAACCTCTAGAGATATCACTTAGGAGATTAGTTAAGGTTACAGGTTAACTGgtgtttttccaaaagaaaatggagaaatctaTATTTGTACCATGTTCAGGAATAGACATAATTACTTGATTTAAGATTTGAGTGCTTGTTACTGTGTCCCAAACACTACTAGGTAATTGATCTCATTTGGTAAATCCTGATTGAGCTACACTTCTTCCTGTCTTTCTGGGTTTGTGAACTGTGGTTGACTGTTGTGATGGGAAAGTTTACATGGGTTGACTTTTAATATTTGCCTGAACTGGTGGGCTCTATAGTTAATGGCTTATCActgtttgctttgtttgtttagtCATGAGCTGGACCTCGATGAAAACCCGGACTCAGACTTTGACAACGATGGTTCTCTTCTAGGATTCAAGCACGGCTCAGGGCAAAAGTAATGTTCCATCAAcgctgttttcttctagaaatcttAACCACTCAGCAGTCCTCAAGCTCTCTTGATACTCAGATAGGGAATGGTGGTTACCTATTTCCTGGCATTTGAGGTGTTACAGTCAAAGCACTAACCTCTCTTGTTAGTAAAAATTGTAGCACTAACACTGTGCATTTGATATATTCACATTATTAACTCAGTTGCACTTCATAGCAATCCAGTGTTTTTAGTCTACAGAATTGTAACTGTCTCTTTGTACTCCAAGCCATATAATCATTTAAGGCTAGAGTTTATAGAAGTTAGTAATATAAAGGGTTTTCCTGATAActgctacattttaaaattcctgGCAGAAGTTATTTCTAACCACATGTAATTTTATTGAGAAATCACTTAGGTAGCTGTTGCTGCTATATATTCACAGAGATTTATTCTGTTACCTGGAATTAACTTAACTGTTCTTCTATTTGGCGCACACAATTTCACTTAAAAGAGAAGGGTAGGTACATTTTTTATTAAGTTTATAATATGGGTGGAAGATACGCTTGACATTTAAAGCCAAACTCTTCAGAGTTTATCTGTAAGTGCTGAATTATATGTTACACTGTAGGTCCCTAATAGTCTGTAGGAGAGGCAGTTAGTGAGGCTTCAGAGAGTCAACGAAGGCTTCACAATGGACATTTGTCTTCTGGGACTGGAAAATTTCAGATGGTTAGATCAGCAGATGTTTTCTAGTTACTTTAGTAATGGGGGTTTACTTCTTAGGTGAGTTCAGATTGATTTAAGAATCTAGTGGCCACTTTCAAGATAATTTGAACATACCCAGAATAGGGTTAGAAGAACTTTGGCATCACCTCACTGTGAGAAAAATTGTATTTTCCCTGACGAGCACTGGGGTTATAGTTTCCTGCTGTTTCTTTGTTACATTTTACAATATaatttctcctttctgttttaaGTAAGATATGTTGATATTCCCACCTTTGGTTTTTCACATTTCCTTGAGAATTAATCTACAAGCTAGACCCTAAAAAGTCCTCTGCATGTTTAACTTTATTTCCTAatttccataatttaaaaaaatgaaataaaagtattgACTGCTAATAGGAGATAGTGAAAATTGTTAGTTTCTTCTCTTTTCGTAAAAGAAGCAAATCTGTAGACCCTCATGTCTGAGTCCACTGCTTTTGGTTTGGTCACAGATATGGAGGAATTTCCAACTTCAGTCACCGGCGGGTCAGGTATCTGCAGAAGAACATGAAGCGGAAGTCAAAGTCCTTGGACATGAGACGACAAATCAATATGAAAAACAAGCACATCTTCTTCACTGAAGAGTCAGAGAAAACTGGTTTTAAGAAAAGCAGAACTTTGAGTAAGGTGTGTGTGACATTTGCTCTATATCTACAAACCCGGTCTCAGTTTGAGACCCTGGCTGCTTGATTGTTTGCAAATGAGAACCCTGCTTCTTCTGGTTGTCGGGGCACCAAAAATTCTGTTCCATTTGCTTCAAGGCTTTTTTTGTGTGAATGAAATTTGCAGAGTGGGTAATTTGGGGGTGGTCTGATGGGGATGTTTGAAATCTACAAAGTAGTAATGTGGAACAGTAAATAGGTGATGTTGTCTGATGTGTTCAGTGACATCTCATCTGTTTCAGGCTAAGTACCATCCTGGAGGCTTGATATCTGACAGCAGCTTTTGTAAGCCTTAATCTTGAGGTCTTCTAGAGGTGATCAATCTTAACTTTGCACTGACAAGTTCACCCTGATGTCATGAGCCCCAAGACTAATTTAGTGACTCACATTGTTAACTGGAGCACGCACATCCCCTCTCTCGGATTTTACTGTACCAGCCTTCTGAGTACCTAGGAAACAAAAGTAATTAGAGTTGCTTTTGCTTGGTTTCATGAGTGATCCTTCTCTGTGATAGAAAAAGAGCACCATCCAGTGAGCAGTTTTGTATTTGCCACCTTTGGAGCAGCTCTGTAGAGCAATGAAATGAAGTCTCAAGCCCTGTGATGACTTTCTTTTACCCTTAGGGTACATTATCTTTTCTTAACTTCATCATCCTTCCAAAACATGCTACAGATTTATCACTGGTTTTAGTTTTACTGTATTTCAGATTGCTTGGTTTGTGGTATTATTTTACTATGTGAGTGGCCCTGGCTATATCTGAAACAAATTTCCTAATACCAGTTAGATCAGTCTTAACAGGTCTTCCTATACTGTGTTGGATATGGTAGTCCCATACATTCGTGCACAGACGAAGAGCTGAAACATAACTGCTGTGTGTGGCTGAGGAAGCAAAATCAGTGTGGCTGTTGTGCCCTTAGTATCCGATTGGTGCCCCCAAAGGAAGGTTCTGGGTCGTGGTCTCTGCCCATCGCCTGTCTGTCACTCTTACTCTCATCTCCTGACTCTTAGGAAGACCTGTTATGAAGGATATTCTTGttagaaaattgcatggacatGTGCATCATCTGACCTTGAGCCTTGTTCATGTTTCAAAGAAGAAACCTATTTCTTAGGAATCACTTTACTGACTCTGCTGCTTTGTTAGAAGCAGCTTGCATTTTCTTTAGATGGATTGACACTAGGTCTTTGTAGAGTTTATCTCTGATGCTGAGTACCATTTAACATAGATCAAATAGCCTGGGCCATTGCAGAAATTTCTGTATAGTTGGAAAAACTAAAGGTTATGGCTCAACAATAGGTGAGTGCATTTGTAATGGTAATGTATAGTATGGTTATATTGTTAGAAGACCTAATGGAAAGTTACTGGAACAGAGACCTTTATCCTCTTAGTGTTGAGTGCACGCAGGAAGGTCATCGTCTTATGTTTAAGTGAGATCATGGTATGTCGAGGTAACAGTGCATTTAGGTTGGAATTACTTATTCACATTAACTTGTATGATGTAGTGTACGTATCTGAGCTAATACTGTGTCACAGCTTGTCAACTCACAAATGGTAAAGCAGGTAGACATGTTCTTTGTAACGGAGAATTAATTCATGCTTGTAACATCTTTTAACATTTCAGGTAGAAAAATTTCTAAAATGGGTTAATGAACCAGTGGATGAGGAAGCGTTGCTGGAGTCGGTTTCTCATAAAAACGTGCAAGACACTTGCACAAGCAGTGGCTCAGAGGAGCCAGAAGTGTCTGTTGAGAAG
This genomic interval from Dama dama isolate Ldn47 chromosome 21, ASM3311817v1, whole genome shotgun sequence contains the following:
- the TGS1 gene encoding trimethylguanosine synthase isoform X1; translated protein: MYCKKWRPVAEMCLFLEDVREGSRILCLCSRAFVEDRKLYNLGLKGYYVKDNDNSAGEKATEEEEGSHSQGPAKPHDNRCPDPDESELDSEAELMKSMGLPLQFGRISTHKNFEESMNTRNKVKIMKKKKKKHQKKYLDEIKRESWRQCEEDDISASDDPSSSENENTRKYKLQSQKDVEAESFPIENTVGPKLEITEMWEKYWNEYGGGLLWQSWQEKHADQILCPEPWNVPDTKEEWEQHYSQMYWYYLEQFQYWEAQGWTFDASQSQDTDPSGSKIEVDNKKDENHVKADELFSPSLSVGSESSSSSDKDHSEILDGISNINLNSEEVEQRQLDISLSFDGRQCLSEVPSRRECPASGHSEPSHGGTTETSSSGSRSTDQPAQDSQESSEANTVRDGRHPSGTDGDDSGDEPPEEKRSKLKRSHELDLDENPDSDFDNDGSLLGFKHGSGQKYGGISNFSHRRVRYLQKNMKRKSKSLDMRRQINMKNKHIFFTEESEKTGFKKSRTLSKVEKFLKWVNEPVDEEALLESVSHKNVQDTCTSSGSEEPEVSVEKGDDPVETSEAEPGPCPAVCPSGEVGAEKHDGASPEATGTDTEGCVPQAASDPRQAEAEAESQKKNKKKKKKNKKGLNPPPEIAAVPELVKYWAQRYRLFSRFDDGIKLDREGWFSVTPEKIAEHIAGRVSQSLESGTVVDAFCGVGGNTIQFALTGKRVIAIDIDPVKIDLARNNAEIYGVVDKIEFICGDFLQLASSLTADVVFLSPPWGGPDYATAKIFDISTMMSPDGFEIFRLSQKITKNIVFFLPRNADVDQVASLAGPGGQVEIEQNFLNNRLKTVTAYFGDLIQRSISES
- the TGS1 gene encoding trimethylguanosine synthase isoform X3, with product MYCKKWRPVAEMCLFLEDVREGSRILCLCSRAFVEDRKLYNLGLKGYYVKDNDNSAGEKATEEEEGSHSQGPAKPHDNRCPDPDESELDSEAELMKSMGLPLQFGRISTHKNFEESMNTRNKVKIMKKKKKKHQKKYLDEIKRESWRQCEEDDISASDDPSSSENENTRKYKLQSQKDVEAESFPIENTVGPKLEITEMWEKYWNEYGGGLLWQSWQEKHADQILCPEPWNVPDTKEEWEQHYSQMYWYYLEQFQYWEAQGWTFDASQSQDTDPSGSKIEVDNKKDENHVKADELFSPSLSVGSESSSSSDKDHSEILDGISNINLNSEEVEQRQLDISLSFDGRQCLSEVPSRRECPASGHSEPSHGGTTETSSSGSRSTDQPAQDSQESSEANTVRDGRHPSGTDGDDSGDEPPEEKRSKLKRSHELDLDENPDSDFDNDGSLLGFKHGSGQKYGGISNFSHRRVRYLQKNMKRKSKSLDMRRQINMKNKHIFFTEESEKTGFKKSRTLSKVEKFLKWVNEPVDEEALLESVSHKNVQDTCTSSGSEEPEVSVEKGDDPVETSEAEPGPCPAVCPSGEVGAEKHDGASPEATGTDTEGCVPQAASDPRQAEAEAESQKKNKKKKKKNKKGLNPPPEIAAVPELVKYWAQRGLVFSYSREDCGAYRRPGQPVLGEWHCGGRLLWSWRKYHSVCPNWEESDCHRY
- the TGS1 gene encoding trimethylguanosine synthase isoform X2, with the translated sequence MKSMGLPLQFGRISTHKNFEESMNTRNKVKIMKKKKKKHQKKYLDEIKRESWRQCEEDDISASDDPSSSENENTRKYKLQSQKDVEAESFPIENTVGPKLEITEMWEKYWNEYGGGLLWQSWQEKHADQILCPEPWNVPDTKEEWEQHYSQMYWYYLEQFQYWEAQGWTFDASQSQDTDPSGSKIEVDNKKDENHVKADELFSPSLSVGSESSSSSDKDHSEILDGISNINLNSEEVEQRQLDISLSFDGRQCLSEVPSRRECPASGHSEPSHGGTTETSSSGSRSTDQPAQDSQESSEANTVRDGRHPSGTDGDDSGDEPPEEKRSKLKRSHELDLDENPDSDFDNDGSLLGFKHGSGQKYGGISNFSHRRVRYLQKNMKRKSKSLDMRRQINMKNKHIFFTEESEKTGFKKSRTLSKVEKFLKWVNEPVDEEALLESVSHKNVQDTCTSSGSEEPEVSVEKGDDPVETSEAEPGPCPAVCPSGEVGAEKHDGASPEATGTDTEGCVPQAASDPRQAEAEAESQKKNKKKKKKNKKGLNPPPEIAAVPELVKYWAQRYRLFSRFDDGIKLDREGWFSVTPEKIAEHIAGRVSQSLESGTVVDAFCGVGGNTIQFALTGKRVIAIDIDPVKIDLARNNAEIYGVVDKIEFICGDFLQLASSLTADVVFLSPPWGGPDYATAKIFDISTMMSPDGFEIFRLSQKITKNIVFFLPRNADVDQVASLAGPGGQVEIEQNFLNNRLKTVTAYFGDLIQRSISES